The Microbacterium sp. LWH7-1.2 genome window below encodes:
- the thiE gene encoding thiamine phosphate synthase produces MSGALPASRGALHLVTDERVPFDRLCDIVDVAAGAGADVVQLRAKSVTARELLRQAVALSEVVDRRSLLVIDDRVDVALAARDAGARIDGVHLGQSDLPPETARRLLGTHAVIGWTANTPAHLAAASALPPRTIDYLGVGVIRPTFTKPDHPPVLGIDGFAALAAAAPLPCIAIGGVTVDDVPALRRVGAAGIAVVSAICAADDPAAVTRALRDACHDALADEPTAPSGASRGLTPDATLEAAR; encoded by the coding sequence ATGAGCGGCGCCCTTCCCGCGAGCCGCGGGGCCCTGCACCTGGTCACCGACGAACGGGTGCCCTTCGACCGGCTCTGCGACATCGTGGACGTCGCCGCGGGCGCCGGCGCGGACGTCGTGCAGCTGCGGGCGAAGTCCGTCACCGCCCGGGAGCTGCTGCGGCAGGCAGTGGCGCTGTCGGAGGTCGTCGACCGGCGCAGCCTGCTGGTCATCGACGACCGCGTCGACGTCGCCCTGGCTGCCCGCGATGCCGGGGCGCGCATCGACGGCGTGCACCTCGGTCAGAGCGATCTGCCGCCGGAGACGGCGCGGCGACTGCTCGGCACGCATGCCGTGATCGGGTGGACGGCGAACACCCCCGCGCACCTGGCCGCGGCATCCGCACTCCCCCCGCGGACGATCGACTATCTCGGCGTGGGCGTGATCCGCCCGACCTTCACCAAGCCGGATCACCCCCCGGTGCTGGGGATCGACGGATTCGCCGCGCTCGCCGCGGCCGCCCCACTGCCGTGCATCGCGATCGGGGGCGTGACGGTGGACGATGTGCCGGCGCTGCGCCGAGTCGGGGCGGCCGGCATCGCCGTGGTGTCGGCGATCTGCGCCGCCGACGACCCCGCCGCCGTGACGCGGGCGCTGCGGGACGCGTGCCACGACGCGCTGGCCGATGAGCCGACCGCCCCGTCGGGCGCGTCGAGGGGACTGACCCCGGACG